One region of Triticum aestivum cultivar Chinese Spring chromosome 6B, IWGSC CS RefSeq v2.1, whole genome shotgun sequence genomic DNA includes:
- the LOC123138575 gene encoding tyrosine N-monooxygenase-like codes for MGLLPVLAFIVLMFMPKPKSKITCVGATQLPPGSAFSWPLVGNLPEMMLNKPAFRWIHSMMKDMDTDIACIRLGSVLVVPITCPKIAREVLKKQDANFASRPLTFASSTFSGGYKNAVLSPMGDQWRKMRRVLTSEIICPSRHQWLHDQRAQEADNLTSYVYTLATAPSSAVDVRHVARHYCGNVIRRLVFGRRYFGEPRQDGGPGAMEVEHMDAVFTSLGLLYTFCVSDYLPWLRGLGLDLDGHKKIVMEANATVNRLHDTVIDERWRQWKSGQMEELEDFLDVLITLKDAEGNPLLTIEEVKAQSLDIIFAAMDNPSNAVEWALADMTNMPEVMRKAVEEIDRVVGRERLVQESDIPRLTYVKACIREAFRLHPVAPFNVPHVALADSNIAGYRVPKGSHVLLSRRGLGRNPAVWDEPLHFKPERHINTAAHNDVALTENELRFISFSTGRRVCVAASLGTTMCVMLFGRLLQGFTWTKPAGVASIDLSESEHDLFLAKPLVLHAEPRLMGHVYPGGQC; via the exons ATGGGGCTATTGCCCGTGCTAGCCTTCATCGTCCTTATGTTCATGCCCAAGCCCAAGAGCAAGATCACCTGCGTTGGTGCCACGCAGCTCCCTCCGGGCAGTGCATTCTCCTGGCCCCTTGTGGGCAACCTGCCGGAGATGATGCTCAACAAGCCAGCATTCCGATGGATCCACTCGATGATGAAGGACATGGACACCGACATCGCCTGCATCCGCCTCGGTAGCGTCCTCGTGGTCCCGATCACATGCCCGAAGATCGCCCGCGAGGTACTCAAGAAGCAGGATGCCAACTTCGCCTCCCGCCCACTCACCTTCGCCTCGTCGACCTTTAGCGGCGGGTACAAGAACGCCGTGCTGTCCCCCATGGGCGACCAGTGGAGGAAGATGCGTCGCGTGCTCACCTCGGAAATCATCTGCCCCTCCCGGCACCAGTGGCTCCACGACCAGCGTGCCCAAGAGGCCGACAACCTCACAAGCTACGTCTACACGCTCGCCACCGCGCCGTCCTCGGCCGTCGATGTGAGGCATGTGGCGAGGCATTACTGTGGTAATGTCATCCGGCGGCTCGTATTTGGCAGGCGCTACTTCGGCGAGCCTCGTCAGGATGGCGGCCCGGGTGCAATGGAGGTGGAGCACATGGACGCTGTGTTCACGTCGCTAGGGCTCCTCTACACGTTCTGCGTCTCCGACTACCTACCGTGGctgcgcggcctcggcctcgacCTCGACGGACACAAGAAGATTGTGATGGAGGCCAATGCGACGGTCAACCGGCTGCACGACACGGTCATTGACGAGAGGTGGCGGCAATGGAAGTCCGGCCAGATGGAGGAGCTCGAGGATTTCCTCGATGTACTCATCACGCTCAAGGACGCAGAGGGGAACCCTCTTCTCACCATCGAGGAGGTGAAAGCACAGTCGCTG GACATAATATTTGCCGCCATGGACAACCCATCCAACGCGGTGGAGTGGGCGCTCGCAGATATGACAAACATGCCCGAGGTGATGCGGAAGGCGGTGGAGGAAATCGACCGGGTGGTGGGCCGAGAGCGGTTGGTGCAGGAGTCGGACATCCCACGCCTCACCTACGTCAAGGCATGCATTCGTGAGGCATTCCGGCTGCACCCCGTCGCGCCCTTCAACGTGCCACACGTCGCGCTCGCTGACAGCAACATCGCCGGCTACCGTGTCCCCAAGGGCAGCCATGTCTTACTCAGCCGTAGGGGACTTGGCCGGAACCCGGCTGTCTGGGACGAGCCGCTACACTTCAAGCCAGAGCGTCATATTAATACCGCAGCCCACAACGACGTCGCCCTCACAGAGAATGAGTTGCGGTTCATCTCCTTCAGCACCGGCCGCCGTGTGTGTGTGGCGGCATCGCTTGGCACAACCATGTGTGTAATGCTCTTCGGACGGCTACTGCAGGGATTCACATGGACCAAGCCAGCGGGTGTAGCATCTATCGATCTCAGTGAGTCGGAGCACGATTTATTCCTAGCCAAACCGCTTGTGCTGCACGCCGAACCACGCCTGATGGGACATGTCTACCCCGGTGGCCAATGTTGA